The genomic DNA GTAAAAAAAATATTTGGAATAGTTCTTATTTCCCCGTCAGTACGTGTGGATAATGATGAGGATGAAATAAAAAAAGCTGTTTTGGAGGCAGCAGAAAGAGCTTATGAAAACGGAGCGAGAAATTTTAAAGTAGAAGTAAAAAGAAGCAATAAAAAATTTCAGAAAAGGTCAATGGATTTTGCAAGAGAGCTGGGAGGACACATCCTTGTGAACAGTAAATTTGAGCATGTGAAAATGAAAAATCCCGATGTGATGATATATCTTGAGATAAGAAACAGTACATATATATGCACTGAAAAAATAAAAACATACGGAGGACTGCCGCTGGGAACTACAGGAAAAGGTCTTGTACTTCTTTCTGGAGGGATAGACAGTCCGGTGGCTGCATTCATGATGGCCAAGAGAGGTATGTTTGTGAATGCGGTTACATTTCACAGCTTTCCTTTTACCAGTACTCAGGCATTGGAGAAAGTAAAGGAGCTGACTGAAATCCTGTCGCTTTATATACCCAAAACGAGACTTTTTTCTATGAATATATTGAAAATACAGCAGGAAATAAATCAGAAGACCAATAAAGAACTTGCTACTATTCTGACAAGAAGAGTAATGATGAGACTGGCTGAAAAACTTGCCAAAAGCAGGGGATACGGAGCTCTGATTACCGGAGAGAGTCTTGGTCAGGTGGCAAGCCAGACGATAGGCGGACTTACCTGTACGAATGCTTCTGTAAAGGATATCCCGGTTTTCAGACCGCTTATAGGCATGGACAAAACTGAAATTATGGATATTGCAGCAGAAATAGATACTTATGAAAAATCAATAGAGCCGTATGAAGACTCATGTGTAATTTTTGCACCAAAGCATCCGGTGACAAATCCTAAACTTGAAAATGTACTTTTGGAAGAGGAAAAAATCGAAGGTTATGATGAAATTATGGAAGAGATATACAATAATATGGAAATTTTTACTTTTGAATAATCTTAACAAATTTTAGAAGAACAGGTGAGAAAATGAGAAAAAAAGTAGAGAAAATGTATAATAAAATCAAGACTTTTAAAGAACATTTTGAAAAACAGATTCTTCTCGTAATAACAGTATACAGAAACTATAATGACAGTCAGACACAGCTATGGACAGCTTCACTGACATATTATTCAATACTGGCAGTGATTCCAGTAATAGCTCTTACTCTGGGAATAACAAAAGGCTTTGGAATAGATATGTTTTTTGAGGAAAAAATATACAGTACATTTCCTGAGAGCAAAGAAGGAGCCGCCATGATTATAAATGTGGCAAAAAAGCTTATTGATTCTACCAAAGGAAGTGTCCTCACAGGTGTCGGTGTGGTTATTTTGTTATGGACAATACTGAAACTGCTGCTGATGCTTGAAAATGCTTTTAACAGAGTATGGAAAGTAAAGAGAGACAGGTCTATTGTCAGAAGAATGATAGATTATGTAGCAATTGTCTTTTTGGGACCTATATTTTTTGCAGTGGTGCTGGCTACAATTTCTTTGCTTACCCGTTATTTGAGAGGACTGGCAAGAGGATTTCTGTTTAGTATGGGAGTACCTTTATTTCTTAATTTTGCCGGATTTCTGATTATAATATTATTATTTACATGTATTTATATAATAGTTCCGAATACAAAGGTAAAGTTTAAGCCTGCCCTTGTTGCCGGAATAGCCACTACAATAATGTTTTACATATTGAAATTTATATTTTTTCATGTACAGTCGTCAATTTCAAAATATAATGCAATATACGGAAGCTTGTCATTTATTCCGATATTTCTTATATGGGTACAGTATATATGGATGTCAGTACTGGTAGGGGCACAGATAAGCTTTTCCAGCCAAAATCTGGAAAAGTACAGTGTAACCAGAAATGCAGATGAAATGCCGGTGAAATTAAAAAAAGAGCTTTCGATACTGGTGATTTACTGTATGCTTAAGAAGTTTCACGAGGCAGAGGCTCCTTACAGCAGCAGAGAGCTTGCAAAAGAGCTGGGAGTGGAGGTTCCGTTAATGAGAGATATACTAAACGGACTTGAAGATATAGAATTAATAAATGAAATAGTAAATAACAGCGACGATGATAAATATCAGATTTCTGTAGATCCTGCAGTTCTTACTCTGGAAATGCTTCTGAATAAAATAGAGGTCAGAAATACAAACTTATATGAGGATGTGGAAATAAGCAAGAAATATAAGCCGATATTGAAGAATATACAAAAGGATATAATTTATAAAAATGAAAAACTGGTAAAGGATATAGAAAAATAATTTTTTGAATAAAAATATAATTTGATAAACCGGAATACTGCGGTAAATTCTCTGCGGTATTCTGACAGGAAATTTCAAAGGAGAGAGTATGGAGATAATAATAGTAGTTTTGCTGGCAGCTGTTATATTAATACAAATAATCGGCATTTTTTTCCAGAATAAAAAAAGAGCAGAGGAAAGCTCGGAAGTCACAGAGCTTTTAATTAAAAATATAAATAATGAGAAGGAAATTTTTCTGCAGATGGAAAATAATCTTGCATTAAAAAGTAAAAACACACTTCTTGAGGGTTTACAGGAAGTAAATAAAAATCTTTCGGCAAATAATGAAAATTTATTAATAAAATTCGGAAGTTTCAGTCAGAATCTTACTAATACTTCCGCAGAAAATAACAGACTGCTTACAAAGGATATCAATATATTTAAGGATGAGTTCAAATCCAGCATGAATAAGGATTTTGAACAATTAAACCAAAAAATAGAGTCAAGACTCGATATGCTGAATCTGAAAGTGGAGGAAAGACTTTCGAAGGGCTTCGAGCAGACAACAAAAACTTTTAATAATATAATAGAAAGACTTAGTAAAATAGACGAAGCACAGAAAAAAATAGACTCGCTTTCCACAAATATTATATCTTTGCAGGATGTACTTACTGATAAAAAGAGCAGGGGGATTTTCGGGGAAATACAGCTGAATCAGATATTAAAAACAGTATTTGGTGAAAGAAATGATAAAATCTTTTCGCTTCAGTATAAGCTTATCACGGGAGCAATAACGGATGCGGCAGTTTTTGCACCGGAACCTGTAGGAACAATATGTATAGATTCTAAGTTTCCTCTGGAAAATTATAAACGTATGTTTGATAAGAGTCTTGAGGAATCACAGAGAGAGGCTGCTAAAAAAGAATTCGGGATTAATCTCAGAAAGCATATTGATGATATTTCGGGAAAATATATTATAAAAGGGGAAACTGCCGATCAGGCAATAATGTTTCTTCCGGCAGAAGCAATATTTGCCGAAATAAATGCATATCATCAGGAAATTATAGAGTATTCCCACAAAAAGAAAGTATGGCTTGCATCTCCGACAACTCTGATGTCTGTGCTTACGACGCTTCAGGTGGTAATGGTAAATGTGGAAAGAGAAAAATATGCCCATGTGATACAGGAAGAGCTGCTCAGACTGGGGCAGGATTTTGACAGATATCAGAAAAGATGGACTAATCTTGCAAAGGATATAGATAAAGTGCATAAGGATGTGAAAGAGATTACAACCACTTCAAATAAAATAAGCAAGAGGTTTGATCAGATATCTACCGTAAAACTGGGGGAAAAATCAGAAATAACAGTATCTGAAGCAGACAAGGAGGAGTAATGGGGAAAAAGGGGAAAATAGCAGTCTTGGCTCTATTCTTTTTAGTGTTCATTGGGATCAGCAATAAAATAAGTTTTGAAAAAGTAATAGATGAAGGAGAAGAAATTATCAATACTATAAGCTTGGGAAATAAAGAATACAGAAATTCCGGCGAAAAAGGCGGACAGGAAAATATAAAAACGGGAAATCCTCTGTATATCAGAGTATTTAAAGAAGAAAAAGAACTGGAAATGTGGATAAAGAATGACAGCGGTACATACAGCCTGTATAAAGTATTTGATATATGTACTTTTTCGGGCGGACTGGGTCCCAAGAAGAAGGAAGGGGACAAAAAAAGTCCTGAGGGATTTTACTACACACAAAAATCATTTTTAAATCCAAACAGTGCATATCATCTTTCATTTAATATAGGATATCCGAATGAATATGATAAAAGTCACGGTTATACGGGAAGCCTTATAATGATTCACGGAGACTGCCTGTCTATAGGCTGTTATGCGATGACTGATAAATATATAGAAGAAATTTACGGGTTAGTGGAAAAAACGCTTAATAACGGTCAGGAAAAAATAAATGTTGATGTTTTTCCGTTTAAAATGACAGCAGCTAATATGAAACGGCATAAAAAATCGGAATATTACAGCTTTTGGGAAGAGCTAAAGCCCGGCTATGATTATTTTGAAAAAAATAAGATACCTCCGAGAATGACAGTAGAGAATAAAAAATATAAGCTGATGCCCTGATAAAGCATCTGAAAAATTAAAAAAAACAAGCT from Sebaldella termitidis ATCC 33386 includes the following:
- the thiI gene encoding tRNA uracil 4-sulfurtransferase ThiI, with the protein product MYNALGISYGELALKGKNRGNFERILNTRIRNILKGTDYKLIIDSSKLYILSDQENIDEIIRKVKKIFGIVLISPSVRVDNDEDEIKKAVLEAAERAYENGARNFKVEVKRSNKKFQKRSMDFARELGGHILVNSKFEHVKMKNPDVMIYLEIRNSTYICTEKIKTYGGLPLGTTGKGLVLLSGGIDSPVAAFMMAKRGMFVNAVTFHSFPFTSTQALEKVKELTEILSLYIPKTRLFSMNILKIQQEINQKTNKELATILTRRVMMRLAEKLAKSRGYGALITGESLGQVASQTIGGLTCTNASVKDIPVFRPLIGMDKTEIMDIAAEIDTYEKSIEPYEDSCVIFAPKHPVTNPKLENVLLEEEKIEGYDEIMEEIYNNMEIFTFE
- a CDS encoding YihY/virulence factor BrkB family protein — protein: MRKKVEKMYNKIKTFKEHFEKQILLVITVYRNYNDSQTQLWTASLTYYSILAVIPVIALTLGITKGFGIDMFFEEKIYSTFPESKEGAAMIINVAKKLIDSTKGSVLTGVGVVILLWTILKLLLMLENAFNRVWKVKRDRSIVRRMIDYVAIVFLGPIFFAVVLATISLLTRYLRGLARGFLFSMGVPLFLNFAGFLIIILLFTCIYIIVPNTKVKFKPALVAGIATTIMFYILKFIFFHVQSSISKYNAIYGSLSFIPIFLIWVQYIWMSVLVGAQISFSSQNLEKYSVTRNADEMPVKLKKELSILVIYCMLKKFHEAEAPYSSRELAKELGVEVPLMRDILNGLEDIELINEIVNNSDDDKYQISVDPAVLTLEMLLNKIEVRNTNLYEDVEISKKYKPILKNIQKDIIYKNEKLVKDIEK
- a CDS encoding DNA recombination protein RmuC, which codes for MEIIIVVLLAAVILIQIIGIFFQNKKRAEESSEVTELLIKNINNEKEIFLQMENNLALKSKNTLLEGLQEVNKNLSANNENLLIKFGSFSQNLTNTSAENNRLLTKDINIFKDEFKSSMNKDFEQLNQKIESRLDMLNLKVEERLSKGFEQTTKTFNNIIERLSKIDEAQKKIDSLSTNIISLQDVLTDKKSRGIFGEIQLNQILKTVFGERNDKIFSLQYKLITGAITDAAVFAPEPVGTICIDSKFPLENYKRMFDKSLEESQREAAKKEFGINLRKHIDDISGKYIIKGETADQAIMFLPAEAIFAEINAYHQEIIEYSHKKKVWLASPTTLMSVLTTLQVVMVNVEREKYAHVIQEELLRLGQDFDRYQKRWTNLAKDIDKVHKDVKEITTTSNKISKRFDQISTVKLGEKSEITVSEADKEE
- a CDS encoding L,D-transpeptidase family protein; the protein is MGKKGKIAVLALFFLVFIGISNKISFEKVIDEGEEIINTISLGNKEYRNSGEKGGQENIKTGNPLYIRVFKEEKELEMWIKNDSGTYSLYKVFDICTFSGGLGPKKKEGDKKSPEGFYYTQKSFLNPNSAYHLSFNIGYPNEYDKSHGYTGSLIMIHGDCLSIGCYAMTDKYIEEIYGLVEKTLNNGQEKINVDVFPFKMTAANMKRHKKSEYYSFWEELKPGYDYFEKNKIPPRMTVENKKYKLMP